CTGAGCGGATGCTTCTGAACCTCGATCCGGGCTTCGTCCGAATCCATCACATCGTAGGGCAGCGAAGCGATCTCCGCCGCGCGCTGGGGCACCGGACGCAAAGCCCGGAAGGGTTTGAATACTGCCATGAGGCGCTCCTGTTTATGTTTTGTTAATGATAATAGTGGGAAAGGACCTTGATCATGTCCAGATGGTCGTTCACGCCGGCGGTTTCGCGGATCGAGTGCATGGCCCAGAGCGGGTTGCCGACGTCCACGGTGTTCATCCCCAGCTGCGCGGCGAGCACCGGGCCCACCGTGCTGCCACAGAGCAGGTCGCTGCGCATCATGAATTTCTGGCAGTTCACGCCCGCGGCTTTGGCATTCAGCGAAAAGATCGTGCTGCTGGTGACGGTGGTGGTGTATTTGTGGCTGGCGTTCCATTTGATCACGGGCCCGCCGTTCATCACCGGCGAGGTTTTGGCATCGTATTTTTCCGGATAGCTGGGATGGTAGGCGTGGGCCATGTCCGCGCTCACCAGGAAGGAGCGGTCCAGCGAGATCAGATGTTCCTGGCGGTCCAGGCCCTGGGCCAAAGCCACGCGTTCCAGCACGTTGGCCAAAAACGATGATGCCGCGCCTTGGAGGGTGGTGGAGCCGATCTCCTCGTGGTCGAAGAGGGCGGCCACACAGGTGAGGCGTGGCCTGGCGGTGCCGCGGAGGGCGCTGAGGATGGCGTGGCTCATGCCCAGGTTGTCCAGCCGGCCGCTGAAGATCAGGCTGCCGTCCAGGCCGCCGGTTTCCGCTTTGGCGCGGTCGTAGAGGAAGAGTTCCATGTCCAGGATGAACTCCGGATCGAGGTCGATGGCGGCGGCCACAGCTTCCTTGAGGGGGTCGGCGCTGCCGGAAGTGGAGGTGAGGATGGCCTGGAGATGGTTCTGCTTGTTGTATTCAAAACCTTTGTTCACCTCGCGGTTGAGGTGGATGGCGGCGTTGGGGATGATGGCCGCGGTGGTGGTCAGGTCCACGGACCTCAGGTCCGCCAGTTCGTCATCCAGCTTCACGGCCACCTGTCCGGCGATGCCCAGGTCGCGGTCCGTCCAGGTGCTGAGGATGGGCCCGCCGTAAACTTCGACGGCCACACGGGTCACGCCGTTTTCGGTGCGCACGCTGTCCGGCTTGAGTTTGAGGCCGGGGCTGTCGATGTGGGAGGCGGCGATGTGGTAGCCCGCTGTCGTCAGGGGTTCGGAGCCCACCACGAAGGCGATCACGCTGGTGCCCCGGGGCACGTAGTGTTTGTCGCCGGGTTTAAGCTTCCACTTGTTCTGTTCGTAGAGGGCATCGAATCCGCTGGCCTCAAGGCGTTT
The sequence above is drawn from the Candidatus Cloacimonadota bacterium genome and encodes:
- a CDS encoding M18 family aminopeptidase; the protein is MHKHIKDLLAFLDGSPSAAQASGEIRKRLEASGFDALYEQNKWKLKPGDKHYVPRGTSVIAFVVGSEPLTTAGYHIAASHIDSPGLKLKPDSVRTENGVTRVAVEVYGGPILSTWTDRDLGIAGQVAVKLDDELADLRSVDLTTTAAIIPNAAIHLNREVNKGFEYNKQNHLQAILTSTSGSADPLKEAVAAAIDLDPEFILDMELFLYDRAKAETGGLDGSLIFSGRLDNLGMSHAILSALRGTARPRLTCVAALFDHEEIGSTTLQGAASSFLANVLERVALAQGLDRQEHLISLDRSFLVSADMAHAYHPSYPEKYDAKTSPVMNGGPVIKWNASHKYTTTVTSSTIFSLNAKAAGVNCQKFMMRSDLLCGSTVGPVLAAQLGMNTVDVGNPLWAMHSIRETAGVNDHLDMIKVLSHYYH